A window of the Eschrichtius robustus isolate mEscRob2 chromosome 5, mEscRob2.pri, whole genome shotgun sequence genome harbors these coding sequences:
- the SERPINE2 gene encoding glia-derived nexin isoform X1 — MTKRSSASSIPKDSSVQCLITEVRQWLSLPEGTMNWHFPFFLVATVTLPSVCSQFNPLSLEELGSDTGIQVFNQIVKSRPHDNIVVSPHGIASVLGMLQLGADGRTKKQLTTVMRYGVNGVGKVLKKINKAIVSKKNKDIVTVANAVFVKNGFKMEVPFVTRNKDVFQCEVRNANFEDPASACDSINVWVRNETRGMIDNLLSPDLLDGVLTRLVLVNAVYFKGLWKSRFQPENTKKRTFVAADGKSYQVPMLAQLSVFRCGSTSTPSDLWYNFIELPYHGESISMLIALPTESSTPLSAIIPHISTKTIDSWMSTMVPKRVQVILPKFTAVAQTDLKEPLKVLGITDMFDPSKANFAKITRSENLHVSHILQKAKIEVSEDGTKASAATTAILIARSSPPWFIVDRPFLFFIRHNPTGAVLFMGQINKP, encoded by the exons GTTGTCCTTGCCAGAAGGAACCATGAATTGgcattttcccttcttcctcgTGGCCACCGTGACATTGCCCTCTGTGTGCTCCCAGTTCAATCCCCTGTCTCTGGAGGAACTAGGCTCGGACACAGGAATCCAGGTGTTCAATCAGATTGTCAAGTCCCGGCCTCATGACAACATCGTCGTTTCCCCCCACGGGATTGCGTCTGTCCTGGGGATGCTTCAGCTGGGAGCCGACGGCAGGACCAAGAAGCAGCTCACCACGGTGATGAGATACGGCGTGAATG gAGTCGGTAAAGTGTTAAAGAAGATCAACAAGGCCATCGTCTCCAAGAAGAATAAAGATATTGTGACGGTGGCCAATGCCGTGTTTGTGAAGAATGGCTTTAAGATGGAAGTGCCTTTCGTCACGAGGAACAAAGACGTGTTTCAGTGTGAAGTCCGGAACGCGAACTTCGAAGACCCTGCCTCCGCCTGTGACTCCATCAACGTGTGGGTTAGGAACGAGACCAGGG GTATGATCGACAATCTGCTGTCCCCGGATCTCCTCGACGGTGTCCTCACCAGACTGGTCCTGGTCAATGCAGTGTATTTTAAGGGTTTATGGAAATCACGGTTTCAGCCTGAGAACACAAAGAAGCGCACGTTTGTGGCAGCTGATGGGAAATCCTACCAAGTGCCGATGCTGGCCCAGCTCTCCGTGTTCCGGTGCG GGTCTACAAGCACCCCCAGTGACTTATGGTACAACTTCATCGAGCTGCCCTACCACGGGGAGAGCATCAGCATGCTGATCGCGCTGCCGACAGAGAGCTCCACCCCACTCTCGGCCATCATCCCGCACATCAGCACCAAGACCATAGACAGCTGGATGAGCACCATGGTGCCCAAGAGGGTGCAGGTCATCCTGCCCAA GTTCACAGCTGTAGCACAAACAGATTTGAAGGAGCCGCTGAAGGTCCTTGGCATCACCGATATGTTTGATCCATCAAAGGCAAATTTTGCAAAAATAACAA GGTCAGAAAACCTTCATGTTTCTCACATCTTGCAAAAAGCGAAAATCGAAGTCAGTGAAGATGGAACCAAAGCTTCAGCAGCAACAA CTGCGATTCTGATTGCAAGGTCATCGCCTCCCTGGTTTATAGTAGACAgaccttttctatttttcatccGACATAATCCTACAG GTGCTGTTTTATTCATGGGGCAGATAAACAAACCCTGA
- the SERPINE2 gene encoding glia-derived nexin isoform X2: MNWHFPFFLVATVTLPSVCSQFNPLSLEELGSDTGIQVFNQIVKSRPHDNIVVSPHGIASVLGMLQLGADGRTKKQLTTVMRYGVNGVGKVLKKINKAIVSKKNKDIVTVANAVFVKNGFKMEVPFVTRNKDVFQCEVRNANFEDPASACDSINVWVRNETRGMIDNLLSPDLLDGVLTRLVLVNAVYFKGLWKSRFQPENTKKRTFVAADGKSYQVPMLAQLSVFRCGSTSTPSDLWYNFIELPYHGESISMLIALPTESSTPLSAIIPHISTKTIDSWMSTMVPKRVQVILPKFTAVAQTDLKEPLKVLGITDMFDPSKANFAKITRSENLHVSHILQKAKIEVSEDGTKASAATTAILIARSSPPWFIVDRPFLFFIRHNPTGAVLFMGQINKP; encoded by the exons ATGAATTGgcattttcccttcttcctcgTGGCCACCGTGACATTGCCCTCTGTGTGCTCCCAGTTCAATCCCCTGTCTCTGGAGGAACTAGGCTCGGACACAGGAATCCAGGTGTTCAATCAGATTGTCAAGTCCCGGCCTCATGACAACATCGTCGTTTCCCCCCACGGGATTGCGTCTGTCCTGGGGATGCTTCAGCTGGGAGCCGACGGCAGGACCAAGAAGCAGCTCACCACGGTGATGAGATACGGCGTGAATG gAGTCGGTAAAGTGTTAAAGAAGATCAACAAGGCCATCGTCTCCAAGAAGAATAAAGATATTGTGACGGTGGCCAATGCCGTGTTTGTGAAGAATGGCTTTAAGATGGAAGTGCCTTTCGTCACGAGGAACAAAGACGTGTTTCAGTGTGAAGTCCGGAACGCGAACTTCGAAGACCCTGCCTCCGCCTGTGACTCCATCAACGTGTGGGTTAGGAACGAGACCAGGG GTATGATCGACAATCTGCTGTCCCCGGATCTCCTCGACGGTGTCCTCACCAGACTGGTCCTGGTCAATGCAGTGTATTTTAAGGGTTTATGGAAATCACGGTTTCAGCCTGAGAACACAAAGAAGCGCACGTTTGTGGCAGCTGATGGGAAATCCTACCAAGTGCCGATGCTGGCCCAGCTCTCCGTGTTCCGGTGCG GGTCTACAAGCACCCCCAGTGACTTATGGTACAACTTCATCGAGCTGCCCTACCACGGGGAGAGCATCAGCATGCTGATCGCGCTGCCGACAGAGAGCTCCACCCCACTCTCGGCCATCATCCCGCACATCAGCACCAAGACCATAGACAGCTGGATGAGCACCATGGTGCCCAAGAGGGTGCAGGTCATCCTGCCCAA GTTCACAGCTGTAGCACAAACAGATTTGAAGGAGCCGCTGAAGGTCCTTGGCATCACCGATATGTTTGATCCATCAAAGGCAAATTTTGCAAAAATAACAA GGTCAGAAAACCTTCATGTTTCTCACATCTTGCAAAAAGCGAAAATCGAAGTCAGTGAAGATGGAACCAAAGCTTCAGCAGCAACAA CTGCGATTCTGATTGCAAGGTCATCGCCTCCCTGGTTTATAGTAGACAgaccttttctatttttcatccGACATAATCCTACAG GTGCTGTTTTATTCATGGGGCAGATAAACAAACCCTGA